From a region of the Zingiber officinale cultivar Zhangliang chromosome 4B, Zo_v1.1, whole genome shotgun sequence genome:
- the LOC121974778 gene encoding uncharacterized protein LOC121974778 → MSREASVGGSGEASSNSGAVIPSVASTTSGTSDSKRLAVNAPGNRSDPGWKHGIAVDENPKKVQCKYCQKVINGGIYRLKHHLAGTQKDVGACKAVSDDVRKEMWKIVSSLQENLIKRAKEIEGRSSDSSPLGQYEDEEVEGAKRQRREIAKNPADLFKKRGVSSQTTINGIFKKNLREEACQGIASFFYNNAIPSHVAKSDEFKKMLDLVARHGIGFKPPSYHEIRVKYLKQQVDCTKEVIEQHKAFWKKMGCTIMTDGWTDKRRRTILNFLVNSPMGTIFLKSIDASDISKTADKIFKLMDEIVEEVGEENVVQIVTDNAANYKAAGEMLMGKRKRLYWTPCAAHCIDLMLEDFEKKIPIHKETIARGKKITTYIYSRTALISLLHHFTKEKDLIRPATTRFATSYLTLGCLNDNKGALIRMFTSKEWKSSQFAKTKDGKVIENVVMDKDFWKSIITCLRSAYPLIKVLRLVDSYEKPAMGFIYEEMDRAKEKIQAAFNGIKKSYLPLWEIIDARWDNQLHRPLHAAVYYLNPQFHYSPNFKADFEVKRGIYDCLQRMVESMEEVKKIDAQLEDFKYRKKFFGSAVATCGIETKTPAQWWESYGYEHPELQKFAIRVLSLTCSSSGCERNWSAFEMVHTKRRNRLKAKTMNDVVFVMANSKLAKKKELRKVNDYSIDDLASDDDWIVDDSENLDLDASNEDLVPVEEGPSSGAPHDDLELPSYDDDEVEEGGDAMEDAGDEEHMEDDYEFMNL, encoded by the exons ATGAGTAGAGAAGCTAGTGTTGGTGGGTCTGGTGAAGCAAGCTCCAATAGTGGTGCAGTCATTCCAAGCGTAGCTTCCACAACTAGTGGAACTTCAGATTCCAAAAGATTGGCAGTGAATGCTCCTGGAAATAGATCTGATCCAGGTTGGAAACATGGAATTGCAGTTGATGAAAATCCAAAGAAAGTGCAATGCAAATACTGTCAAAAGGTGATAAATGGAGGGATTTATAGACTCAAGCATCATTTGGCAGGAACACAAAAGGATGTTGGAGCATGCAAGGCTGTTAGTGATGATGTAAGGAAGGAAATGTGGAAAATTGTATCCTCAttgcaagaaaatttaataaagagGGCAAAGGAGATTGAAGGAAGATCAAGTGATTCAAGTCCTCTTGGCCAATATGAAGATGAGGAGGTGGAGGGTGCAAAAAGACAAAGGCGAGAAATTGCAAAGAATCCTGCTGATCTATTCAAGAAAAGGGGTGTGAGTAGTCAAACTACCATCAATGGCATTTTCAAGAAGAATTTGAGGGAGGAAGCTTGCCAAGGGATTGCCTCTTTTTTCTACAATAATGCTATACCTTCTCATGTGGCAAAAAGTGATGAATTCAAGAAGATGCTAGACTTGGTTGCAAGACATGGTATTGGCTTTAAGCCTCCATCCTACCATGAGATTAGAGTCAAGTATTTGAAACAACAAGTTGATTGCACCAAAGAAGTTATAGAGCAGCACAAAGCATTTTGGAAGAAAATGGGATGCACAATTATGACTGATGGGTGGACAGATAAGAGGAGGAGGACTATATTAAACTTCTTGGTTAATAGTCCTATGGGAACCATTTTTTTGAAGTCAATTGATGCATCTGATATATCTAAAACAGCTGACAAGATTTTCAAGTTGATGGATGAAATTGTTGAAGAAGTTGGTGAAGAGAATGTAGTGCAAATTGTCACAGACAATGCAGCAAACTACAAAGCAGCCGGGGAGATGTTGATGGGGAAGAGAAAGAGGCTATATTGGACGCCTTGTGCAGCTCATTGCATCGATTTAATGTTGgaggattttgaaaaaaagaTACCAATACATAAAGAGACAATTGCACGAGGTAAAAAGATCACAACTTACATCTATTCAAGGACTGCGCTTATTTCTCTATTGCATCATTTTACCAAAGAAAAGGATTTGATTAGACCAGCCACTACCCGTTTTGCCACATCTTACTTGACTTTGGGTTGCTTGAATGACAATAAGGGAGCATTGATTAGAATGTTTACATCCAAAGAATGGAAATCTAGTCAATTTGCAAAGACTAAAGATGGAAAGGTTATTGAAAATGTGGTAATGGATAAGGACTTCTGGAAAAGCATTATTACATGCTTGAGGAGTGCTTATCCTTTGATCAAAGTCCTTCGTTTGGTAGACTCATATGAGAAGCCTGCCATGGGGTTCATTTATGAGGAAATGGACAGGGCCAAAGAAAAGATACAAGCTGCCTTTAATGGTATTAAGAAAAG TTACTTGCCTCTATGGGAAATTATAGATGCAAGATGGGATAATCAACTACATCGGCCTTTGCATGCTGCGGTCTATTACCTTAACCCTCAATTTCATTACAGTCCTAATTTTAAAGCTGACTTTGAAGTGAAAAGAGGAATATATGATTGTCTACAAAGGATGGTTGAAAGTATGGAAGAAGTAAAGAAGATTGATGCTCAACTGGAAGACTTCAAATATCGAAAGAAATTCTTTGGTAGTGCAGTAGCCACTTGTGGAATTGAAACCAAAACTCCAGCACAATGGTGGGAATCATATGGTTATGAACATCCTGAGTTGCAAAAGTTTGCTATTCGTGTTTTGAGCTTGACATGCAGCTCATCTGGCTGTGAGAGGAATTGGAGTGCATTTGAGATG GTCCACACTAAGAGAAGAAATCGTTTGAAGGCAAAAACGATGAATGATGTAGTCTTTGTGATGGCTAATtcaaaattagccaagaagaaggaatTGAGGAAAGTCAATGACTATAGCATTGATGACCTAGCTTCTGATGATGATTGGATTGTGGATGATAGTGAAAATTTAGATTTGGATGCTTCAAATGAAGATTTGGTTCCAGTTGAAGAAGGACCTAGTAGTGGAGCACCTCATGATGATTTGGAGCTGCCTAGttatgatgatgatgaagttgaagaagGTGGAGATGCCATGGAGGATGCTGGAGATGAAGAACACATGGAGGATGATTATGAATTCATGAATTTATGA